A section of the Streptomyces sp. Je 1-369 genome encodes:
- a CDS encoding methyltransferase domain-containing protein: MTRIDGHLLDPRQYAGPRQLSDHRQLSDSRSSGARTCSDAFAALFDATTFGHVERLGIGPGWRCWEVGAGGTSVISWLAKRVGPTGRVLATDIDISWQTRAARSPLEVRIHDVAADPPPAGGFDLVHARLVLADVADRERALASMLRALRPGGRLLIEEPDPALQPLACPDEHGPAQEAANRLRHGVHALLTERGTDLTYGRRLPRLLRDAGLRQVASDVYFPLASPAAAALETATLQHLRPDLTASGLATPEDIDDHVSTVATGTLDVTTAPLISAWGKKA; the protein is encoded by the coding sequence TCATCTCCTCGACCCCCGGCAGTACGCAGGCCCCCGTCAGCTCTCCGACCACCGTCAGCTCTCCGACTCCCGGTCGTCCGGGGCGCGGACGTGCTCCGACGCGTTCGCCGCGCTCTTCGACGCCACGACCTTCGGCCACGTCGAGCGCCTCGGCATCGGGCCGGGCTGGCGCTGCTGGGAGGTCGGGGCGGGCGGCACGTCCGTGATCTCCTGGCTCGCCAAGCGGGTCGGGCCCACGGGGCGGGTCCTTGCGACCGACATCGACATCTCCTGGCAGACGCGTGCCGCGCGCTCGCCCCTGGAGGTGCGGATCCACGACGTCGCGGCCGACCCGCCGCCCGCGGGCGGCTTCGACCTCGTGCACGCGCGGCTCGTCCTCGCCGACGTGGCCGACCGGGAGCGGGCGCTGGCCTCGATGCTCAGGGCGCTGCGGCCCGGCGGCAGGCTCCTCATCGAGGAACCCGATCCCGCGCTCCAGCCGCTGGCCTGCCCCGATGAGCACGGTCCCGCCCAGGAGGCGGCGAACCGGCTGCGCCACGGGGTGCACGCCCTCCTCACGGAGCGCGGCACGGACCTCACGTACGGACGCCGCCTGCCCCGCCTCCTGCGCGACGCGGGCCTGCGCCAAGTGGCGTCCGACGTGTACTTCCCCCTGGCCTCCCCGGCCGCCGCGGCCCTGGAAACAGCAACGCTCCAACACCTGCGCCCGGACCTCACCGCGTCGGGCCTGGCCACGCCGGAGGACATCGACGACCACGTGTCGACGGTGGCAACAGGCACCCTGGACGTGACGACGGCACCGCTGATCTCGGCTTGGGGGAAGAAGGCGTAG
- a CDS encoding MFS transporter, with translation MTSTVDAPDIPGPEALAALRRRTNAVLIASQILGGLGVPIGIALAPMLATDVSGTEALSGLAPTASVAGTAVLSLPLAALMNSRGRRAGLVLAYVIGALGAGLVVLASVTESFALLLLGMAAFGAGSLATLQARFAAADLVEPDRRGRAISHVIWATTIGSVLGPNISAPASRVFTDTSIPEEAGPFLFAAGIFAAAAVVVAVLLRPDPLLTARALAPQESGTAQSRSLKAGIAAVAASPMARLALVTVAASHTVMVSIMVMTPVDLGHHGASLQLVGLVISGHIAGMYAFSPVMGWLADRFGRLSVIGLAVGLLCCAALLAGTAGPSHGQTAAGLFLLGLGWSAGLVSGSALLTDSVPQPARAAVQGLSDLTMNAAAGIGGAAAGLIVARASYGWLNLIGVCVLLPMAALAVRRSLKKA, from the coding sequence GTGACTTCGACCGTCGACGCCCCTGACATACCCGGCCCGGAGGCGCTCGCCGCCCTGCGCCGCCGCACGAACGCGGTACTGATCGCCAGTCAGATCCTGGGTGGCCTCGGAGTGCCGATCGGCATCGCCCTGGCTCCGATGCTGGCCACCGACGTGAGCGGGACGGAGGCACTGTCCGGCCTCGCGCCGACGGCCTCCGTGGCGGGCACGGCCGTCCTCTCCCTGCCGCTCGCCGCGCTGATGAACTCGCGCGGACGGCGCGCCGGACTCGTCCTCGCCTATGTGATCGGCGCGCTGGGCGCGGGACTCGTCGTGCTCGCCTCGGTCACCGAGAGCTTCGCGCTGCTGCTGCTCGGCATGGCGGCCTTCGGCGCGGGCTCACTTGCGACACTGCAGGCGCGGTTCGCCGCGGCCGACCTCGTGGAGCCCGACCGGCGCGGGCGCGCCATCTCGCACGTCATCTGGGCCACGACGATCGGCTCCGTCCTCGGTCCGAACATCTCCGCGCCCGCGAGCCGGGTCTTCACCGACACCTCGATCCCCGAGGAGGCCGGTCCCTTCCTCTTCGCCGCCGGGATCTTCGCGGCCGCCGCCGTGGTGGTGGCGGTGCTCCTGCGGCCCGACCCGCTGCTCACGGCCCGTGCGCTGGCGCCCCAGGAGAGCGGGACCGCGCAGAGCCGCTCGCTGAAAGCCGGCATCGCGGCGGTGGCCGCCTCTCCGATGGCACGTCTCGCCCTCGTGACGGTGGCCGCCTCGCACACCGTGATGGTCTCGATCATGGTGATGACCCCGGTCGACCTCGGGCACCACGGGGCCAGCCTGCAACTGGTCGGTCTGGTCATCAGCGGCCACATCGCGGGCATGTACGCGTTCTCGCCGGTCATGGGGTGGCTCGCCGACCGGTTCGGCAGGCTCTCCGTGATCGGGCTCGCGGTGGGGCTGCTGTGCTGCGCCGCGCTGCTCGCGGGCACGGCGGGGCCCAGCCACGGCCAGACCGCGGCCGGGCTCTTCCTGCTGGGCCTCGGGTGGTCCGCGGGCCTGGTCTCCGGCTCGGCGCTGCTCACCGACTCGGTGCCGCAGCCCGCACGGGCGGCCGTGCAGGGGCTCTCGGACCTGACGATGAACGCGGCGGCGGGCATCGGCGGTGCCGCCGCGGGTCTGATCGTCGCGCGCGCCAGTTACGGCTGGCTGAACCTGATCGGCGTCTGCGTGCTGCTGCCGATGGCCGCGCTCGCCGTGCGCAGGTCGCTCAAGAAGGCGTGA
- a CDS encoding cupin domain-containing protein, protein MTTNDQTVSSFAVHIPDVELEAEPLDPAQIVSGDPVVTGKVLWESADGKQLRGIWQITPGVVTDTEANELFVIVSGRATVAVEGGDTLEIGPGDAAVLREGDRTTWTVHETLRKAYHITLP, encoded by the coding sequence ATGACCACGAATGATCAGACTGTTTCGTCTTTTGCCGTGCACATTCCGGATGTTGAGCTGGAGGCCGAGCCGCTCGACCCGGCGCAGATCGTCTCCGGAGACCCGGTCGTGACCGGCAAGGTGCTGTGGGAGTCCGCCGACGGCAAGCAGCTGCGCGGCATCTGGCAGATCACACCGGGCGTGGTCACCGACACCGAGGCCAACGAACTCTTCGTGATCGTCAGCGGCCGCGCCACCGTCGCGGTCGAGGGCGGCGACACCCTGGAGATCGGCCCGGGCGACGCGGCCGTGCTGCGCGAGGGCGACCGCACCACCTGGACGGTGCACGAGACGCTGCGCAAGGCGTACCACATCACGCTCCCGTGA
- a CDS encoding methylated-DNA--[protein]-cysteine S-methyltransferase, whose amino-acid sequence MNATAQDRRTAAVWAVVNSDIGPLLLAATDDGLVTVGFHAREAVREKTLDRLGSRLGAEPVHAPDSPLLAGPTAQLREYFAGERHDFELPLDWSLVTGFNRQVLRELASGVPYGAVVGYGDLARRVGSPGAAQAVGLAMGANPLPVVVPCHRVVESDGGIGGFGGGLETKRQLLALEGVLPQPLF is encoded by the coding sequence ATGAACGCCACTGCGCAGGACCGGCGTACGGCCGCCGTGTGGGCCGTCGTCAACAGCGACATCGGCCCGCTGCTGCTCGCCGCGACCGACGACGGACTGGTCACCGTGGGCTTCCATGCCAGGGAGGCGGTGCGCGAGAAGACCCTGGACCGGCTCGGCTCCCGCTTGGGCGCCGAGCCGGTCCACGCGCCGGACTCGCCCCTGCTCGCCGGGCCGACGGCGCAGCTCCGGGAGTACTTCGCGGGCGAGCGGCACGACTTCGAGCTGCCGCTCGACTGGTCCCTGGTCACCGGCTTCAACCGTCAGGTGCTGCGCGAACTCGCCTCCGGCGTGCCGTACGGCGCGGTGGTGGGCTATGGGGACCTCGCCCGCCGTGTCGGCAGTCCGGGCGCGGCCCAGGCCGTGGGTCTCGCGATGGGTGCCAACCCGCTGCCGGTCGTGGTGCCGTGCCACCGCGTGGTGGAGAGCGACGGCGGAATCGGGGGCTTCGGAGGCGGCCTGGAGACCAAACGACAGCTGCTCGCTCTGGAAGGGGTGCTTCCCCAGCCACTGTTCTGA
- a CDS encoding pseudouridine-5'-phosphate glycosidase: MLVVSEEVRTAVAEQRPVVALESTIIAHGLPRPRNLQVAEELEAVVRDEGAVPATIAVLDGVPRVGLTKDQLQRVANDDGIRKLGHRDLPLAVATAASGATTVSATALLAAHARVRVFATGGLGGVHRQWTQAQDESADLGLLARTRIAVVCAGVKSILDVGATLERLETLGVAVAGYGTDRFPGFYLADSGHPVDWTLHTPGEVAEVIRAQDALGGPDSALIVANPVPRAEQLDPVLHARVLAEALAACEEQGITGQAITPFLLGELVRRTGGASLEANLAAVRGNVRLAGRVAAAWTGR; encoded by the coding sequence GTGCTGGTGGTGTCCGAAGAGGTGCGGACGGCGGTCGCGGAGCAACGCCCCGTGGTGGCCCTGGAGTCCACGATCATCGCGCACGGCCTGCCGCGGCCGCGCAATCTCCAGGTGGCCGAGGAGCTCGAAGCGGTCGTACGGGACGAAGGCGCCGTACCCGCGACGATCGCCGTACTGGACGGCGTCCCGCGCGTCGGCCTGACCAAGGACCAGTTGCAGCGCGTCGCGAACGACGACGGCATCCGCAAGCTGGGCCACCGCGATCTGCCCCTCGCCGTCGCGACGGCCGCGAGCGGGGCCACCACGGTGTCGGCGACGGCGCTGCTCGCCGCGCACGCGCGCGTGCGGGTGTTCGCCACGGGCGGGCTCGGCGGAGTGCACCGGCAGTGGACGCAGGCGCAGGACGAGTCGGCCGACCTCGGGCTGCTCGCCCGCACGAGGATCGCGGTGGTCTGCGCGGGCGTGAAGTCGATCCTGGACGTCGGGGCGACGCTGGAGCGCCTGGAGACGCTGGGCGTCGCCGTGGCGGGGTACGGGACCGACCGCTTCCCGGGCTTCTACCTTGCCGACTCCGGGCACCCGGTGGACTGGACGCTGCACACCCCAGGTGAGGTCGCCGAGGTGATACGGGCCCAGGACGCGCTCGGCGGGCCCGACTCGGCGCTCATCGTGGCCAATCCGGTGCCGCGCGCCGAACAGCTCGATCCCGTGCTCCACGCGCGCGTGCTCGCCGAGGCGCTGGCGGCGTGCGAGGAGCAGGGCATCACGGGGCAGGCGATCACGCCGTTCCTGCTGGGCGAGTTGGTGCGGCGGACCGGGGGCGCGTCCCTGGAGGCGAACCTCGCGGCGGTCCGCGGCAACGTGCGGCTCGCGGGGCGCGTGGCGGCGGCCTGGACGGGGCGTTGA
- a CDS encoding carbohydrate kinase family protein: protein MSVRAAGVGLGGALLVVGDVVTDIVARHRTALAPGTDTVAAIRTVPGGAGANVACWAAHRGCPDVRLVGRVGADSAAWHEAALTRAGVRSRLVVDAGAPTGTVICLVDGGAAAERTFLTDSGAALRLSPADWSPRDLDGVALLHLSGYLFFAEPSRAAARAALSAARARGVPVSVDPASAGFLAETGPERFLSAVDGVAVLLPSRDEARLLTGLLDPADAAAQLSRRFPAVVVKLGADGALVARNGTVLHRLPAPRARARDSTGAGDAFTGAFLAARLTGADLREATAEGCDAGARAVERTGGRPPDPATAA, encoded by the coding sequence TTGAGCGTACGGGCGGCCGGGGTGGGCCTGGGCGGCGCGCTGCTGGTCGTGGGGGACGTCGTCACCGACATCGTGGCCCGGCACCGTACGGCGCTCGCACCGGGCACGGACACGGTGGCGGCGATCCGTACCGTGCCGGGTGGCGCGGGTGCCAACGTGGCCTGTTGGGCCGCGCATCGGGGCTGTCCCGATGTACGGCTCGTCGGCCGGGTCGGTGCGGACTCGGCGGCGTGGCACGAAGCGGCTCTCACGCGCGCGGGGGTACGTTCCCGGCTCGTCGTCGACGCCGGGGCGCCGACGGGGACGGTGATCTGTCTGGTGGACGGAGGCGCCGCGGCGGAGCGGACGTTCCTCACGGACAGCGGCGCCGCGCTGCGGCTCTCCCCCGCCGACTGGTCACCCCGGGACCTCGACGGCGTGGCCCTGCTGCACCTCTCCGGCTACCTGTTCTTCGCGGAGCCGAGCCGGGCGGCGGCCCGAGCGGCGCTGTCGGCGGCCCGCGCGCGTGGGGTGCCGGTGAGCGTGGATCCCGCGTCGGCGGGGTTCCTCGCGGAGACCGGCCCTGAACGGTTCCTGTCGGCGGTGGACGGAGTGGCGGTGCTCCTGCCGAGCCGCGACGAGGCGCGGCTCCTGACCGGCCTCCTCGACCCGGCCGACGCGGCGGCACAGCTGAGCCGCCGCTTCCCGGCCGTGGTGGTCAAGCTGGGCGCGGACGGAGCGCTGGTGGCCCGGAACGGCACGGTCCTGCACCGGCTCCCCGCACCCCGCGCACGGGCCCGCGACTCGACGGGCGCGGGTGACGCCTTCACCGGCGCATTCCTGGCCGCCCGCCTGACCGGCGCGGATCTGCGTGAGGCGACGGCGGAGGGGTGTGACGCGGGGGCCCGAGCGGTGGAACGGACCGGCGGCAGACCTCCGGACCCGGCGACGGCGGCGTAA